In Drosophila teissieri strain GT53w chromosome 2R, Prin_Dtei_1.1, whole genome shotgun sequence, the following proteins share a genomic window:
- the LOC122615299 gene encoding U11/U12 small nuclear ribonucleoprotein 65 kDa protein isoform X1 yields the protein MSALSTKLLLKRMPCTLEELAQLIHECKLILPRSLNTYGRKRVLLEYGDPEEAERALEQLQGLSETLDKPLCISVFGPRPTAGAAGANKSTQTKAAGNGSPASSGLPDIDKYVRRLYACNNQCDFTQPPPPYLSYSYPPINGEILARIGQHLQTNSHFYNQVLHLMNRMNLEPPFEKRADGLMVQLHLQHVGTQTESIPSESESELESDDGEQKLAKRQRLLPPPSSDVARAKILKRTRQMLQQAAHLGSHTNPKRTVEKPSFNAPKIEMKLPDSLMPSASNPERVASTSKPESRAKLERRLSTSKLEALPVYKNYKTGDPSNKLYIKNLEKSVDEQQLREIFAKYTAPSNLDIKVMQQGRMKGQAFVTFLKAKNPEIIAQALSETNGLLWHDKPMIVCYGKQQ from the coding sequence ATGAGCGCGCTTAGCACCAAACTGCTCCTGAAACGGATGCCCTGCACGCTGGAGGAACTGGCGCAGCTGATCCACGAGTGCAAGCTCATCCTGCCGCGCTCACTGAACACCTACGGCCGGAAACGGGTGCTCCTCGAGTATGGCGATCCGGAGGAGGCGGAAAGAgcgctggagcagctgcaagGACTCAGCGAAACGCTGGACAAGCCGCTGTGCATCAGTGTCTTTGGACCGCGGCCCACTGCCGGAGCCGCCGGTGCCAACAAATCCACACAGACAAAGGCAGCGGGCAATGGAAGTCCTGCTTCTTCTGGCCTTCCGGATATCGACAAGTACGTTCGAAGGCTATACGCCTGCAATAATCAGTGCGACTTCAcacagccgccgccgccataTCTCAGCTACAGCTATCCACCCATAAACGGGGAAATCCTAGCCAGAATCGGTCAGCATCTGCAGACAAACTCGCACTTCTATAACCAAGTTTTGCACCTGATGAATCGCATGAATCTGGAGCCACCTTTCGAAAAGCGTGCCGATGGACTGATGGTTCAGTTGCATCTGCAGCATGTGGGCACTCAAACCGAGTCCATACCCAGCGAATCGGAAAGTGAGCTGGAGAGCGACGACGGGGAGCAAAAGCTGGCCAAAAGACAGCGATTGCTGCCACCGCCGTCGAGCGATGTGGCCCGTGCCAAGATTCTCAAGCGAACCCGCCAAATGCTACAGCAAGCTGCCCATCTCGGTAGTCACACTAATCCCAAAAGGACAGTTGAAAAACCCTCTTTTAACGCACCCAAAATAGAGATGAAACTGCCCGATAGCCTAATGCCATCCGCGTCAAATCCAGAAAGGgttgcatccacatccaagcCAGAAAGTCGTGCAAAGCTAGAAAGGCGTCTGTCCACCAGTAAGCTCGAAGCTCTGCCGGTGTATAAGAACTACAAGACCGGCGATCCCAGCAACAAGTTGTACATTAAGAATCTGGAGAAGAGCGTGGATGAACAGCAACTGCGGGAAATCTTTGCCAAGTACACTGCACCGAGTAATTTGGACATCAAGGTCATGCAGCAGGGTCGCATGAAAGGGCAGGCATTCGTGACCTTCCTCAAAGCGAAAAATCCGGAGATAATAGCCCAAGCCCTAAGCGAAACCAATGGACTTTTGTGGCACGACAAACCCATGATCGTCTGCTACGGCAAACAGCAATAG
- the LOC122615299 gene encoding ERI1 exoribonuclease 2 isoform X3, whose protein sequence is MALIRLARQLGLIDTIYVDGARPEPGNDPEESLNEDEVTAANTVPVKSKKSRKSKRLAMQPYTYVIAVDFEATCWEKQAPPQWREAEIIEFPAVLVNLKTGKIEAEFHKYILPFESPRLSTYCTELTGIQQKTVDSGVPLQTALMMFHEWLRKELRARNLTLPKMNKSNILGNCAFVTWTDWDFGICLAKECTRKRMRKAAYFNQWIDVRAIYRSWYQYRPCNFTDALLHVGLAFEGRAHSGIDDAKNLGALMCKMVRDGALFSITKDLTPYQQLNPNCVL, encoded by the exons ACAACTGGGCCTGATCGATACCATATACGTCGACGGTGCTCGCCCAGAACCCGGTAACGATCCCGAGGAGTCGCTCAACGAGGACGAAGTCACAGCAGCCAACACAGTGCCCGTTAAGAGCAAGAAGTCGCGGAAGTCCAAGCGACTAGCCATGCAGCCCTACACCTATGTGATTGCCGTGGACTTCGAGGCAACCTGCTGGGAAAAGCAGGCTCCACCACAATGGCGAGAAGCGGAGATCATTG AATTCCCAGCAGTGCTTGTTAACCTGAAGACAGGAAAGATCGAGGCGGAGTTCCACAAGTATATCCTACCCTTCGAGTCGCCGCGCTTGAGCACCTACTGTACGGAGCTGACGGGCATCCAGCAGAAGACTGTGGACAGCGGAGTGCCGCTGCAGACGGCGCTAATGATGTTTCACGAGTGGCTGCGCAAGGAGCTGCGCGCCCGGAACCTCACCTTGCCCAAGATGAACAAGTCCAACATACTGGGCAACTGTGCATTCGTCACCTGGACGGACTGGGACTTTGGCATCTGCTTGGCCAAGGAGTGCACTCGCAAACGAATGCGCAAGGCGGCCTACTTCAATCAGTGGATCGACGTGCGGGCCATCTATCGATCGTGGTACCAGTACCGCCCGTGCAACTTCACCGATGCTCTGTTGCACGTGGGCTTGGCCTTCGAGGGCAGGGCCCACTCGGGGATCGACGATGCCAAGAATCTGGGCGCCCTCATGTGCAAGATGGTGCGCGACGGGGCGCTCTTCTCGATCACCAAAGATCTGACGCCATATCAGCAGCTCAATCCCAACTGCGTGTTGTGA
- the LOC122615297 gene encoding damage-control phosphatase ARMT1, whose translation MQSQHSSRTDVTNTTNPTAIEQLKEQRFNEKNLIIYNPPAVNDELSARFLRSLAFATFKRRSPAFLRDLIKFLQDREPEIIELCGDYAHFDLKRTIWSLELLREEIINNKEFQIFRVKAPDTDGWNTFLKGLGEDRRQWFSAVWLHADCYLYRRIWSIFQRSESLAKYDYFRDQKTSAVANVAPLMRDILVSTKGITRSEEDFQYLLKLSAWANHGDLNITRRGAHDKIYKQIAKYDIDLLADQSSDIWKDLTEASDPVYVDIVCDNAGFELFADLLLGEYIIDSGLASRVRFHVKAIPWFISDCTHRDFHWLLKFFRKHEFQELNYFGKRIRSYIRDRAFILCDKSYFWTSGHDCSQMKRVQPCLYVYISQAALVIFKGDLNYRKLLGDINYKPITQFSDCLRGFQPTSVCALRVIKSDIYCGLPICTVEKLSEQNPEWMITGDKAVIQVAIKHRLSSDIIVPSTRNAIWSR comes from the coding sequence ATGCAAAGTCAGCATAGTAGCCGCACCGATGTGACGAACACCACGAATCCTACGGCTATTGAGCAGTTGAAGGAACAGCGGTTCAACGAAAAGAATCTGATCATATACAATCCTCCTGCAGTGAATGATGAACTTTCCGCCCGATTCCTGCGCAGCTTGGCTTTTGCCACCTTCAAGCGAAGATCGCCCGCATTCTTGCGAGATTTGATCAAATTTCTGCAGGATCGAGAGCCGGAGATCATTGAGCTGTGTGGTGACTATGcccatttcgatttgaagCGTACCATCTGGAGCCTGGAGCTGCTGCGCGAGGAGATAATCAACAACAAAGAGTTCCAGATATTCCGCGTCAAGGCGCCCGACACTGACGGCTGGAACACGTTCCTAAAGGGACTTGGAGAGGACAGAAGGCAATGGTTCTCGGCGGTTTGGTTGCATGCAGATTGCTACTTGTATCGTCGCATTTGGTCGATCTTCCAGCGATCCGAATCCCTGGCAAAGTATGACTACTTCAGGGATCAAAAGACGTCCGCTGTTGCCAATGTGGCGCCTCTGATGAGGGACATCCTGGTCTCCACCAAAGGGATAACGCGCAGTGAGGAGGACTTTCAGTATCTCCTAAAACTATCTGCGTGGGCCAATCACGGCGACTTGAACATCACACGAAGGGGTGCGCATGACAAAATCTACAAGCAGATTGCCAAATACGACATTGATTTGTTGGCCGATCAGTCGTCCGATATATGGAAGGATCTCACCGAGGCCAGTGACCCCGTCTACGTGGACATCGTGTGCGACAATGCGGGATTCGAGCTCTTTGCGGACCTTCTGCTGGGCGAGTATATTATAGATTCGGGCTTGGCCAGTCGGGTGCGGTTCCATGTGAAGGCCATCCCGTGGTTCATCTCGGATTGCACGCATAGGGACTTTCACTGGCTGCTGAAGTTCTTTCGCAAGCATGAGTTTCAggaattgaattattttggCAAGAGGATACGGAGCTACATCAGGGATCGTGCGTTTATCCTGTGCGACAAGAGCTACTTCTGGACGAGTGGCCACGACTGCAGCCAGATGAAGCGGGTGCAGCCCTGCTTGTATGTCTACATCAGCCAGGCAGCGCTGGTGATTTTCAAAGGAGATCTCAACTACCGGAAACTGCTCGGCGACATTAACTACAAGCCAATTACCCAGTTTTCCGACTGCCTGCGCGGCTTTCAGCCCACCAGCGTTTGTGCCCTGCGCGTCATCAAATCGGATATCTATTGCGGGCTGCCCATCTGCACGGTGGAGAAGTTGAGCGAGCAGAATCCGGAGTGGATGATCACCGGCGACAAGGCCGTCATACAAGTGGCCATCAAGCATCGACTCTCGAGTGACATTATCGTTCCGTCAACAAGAAATGCCATTTGGTCTCGCTAG
- the LOC122615299 gene encoding ERI1 exoribonuclease 2 isoform X2, with the protein MSALSTKLLLKRMPCTLEELAQLIHECKLILPRSLNTYGRKRVLLEYGDPEEAERALEQLQGLSETLDKPLCISVFGPRPTAGAAGANKSTQTKAAGNGSPASSGLPDIDKQLGLIDTIYVDGARPEPGNDPEESLNEDEVTAANTVPVKSKKSRKSKRLAMQPYTYVIAVDFEATCWEKQAPPQWREAEIIEFPAVLVNLKTGKIEAEFHKYILPFESPRLSTYCTELTGIQQKTVDSGVPLQTALMMFHEWLRKELRARNLTLPKMNKSNILGNCAFVTWTDWDFGICLAKECTRKRMRKAAYFNQWIDVRAIYRSWYQYRPCNFTDALLHVGLAFEGRAHSGIDDAKNLGALMCKMVRDGALFSITKDLTPYQQLNPNCVL; encoded by the exons ATGAGCGCGCTTAGCACCAAACTGCTCCTGAAACGGATGCCCTGCACGCTGGAGGAACTGGCGCAGCTGATCCACGAGTGCAAGCTCATCCTGCCGCGCTCACTGAACACCTACGGCCGGAAACGGGTGCTCCTCGAGTATGGCGATCCGGAGGAGGCGGAAAGAgcgctggagcagctgcaagGACTCAGCGAAACGCTGGACAAGCCGCTGTGCATCAGTGTCTTTGGACCGCGGCCCACTGCCGGAGCCGCCGGTGCCAACAAATCCACACAGACAAAGGCAGCGGGCAATGGAAGTCCTGCTTCTTCTGGCCTTCCGGATATCGACAA ACAACTGGGCCTGATCGATACCATATACGTCGACGGTGCTCGCCCAGAACCCGGTAACGATCCCGAGGAGTCGCTCAACGAGGACGAAGTCACAGCAGCCAACACAGTGCCCGTTAAGAGCAAGAAGTCGCGGAAGTCCAAGCGACTAGCCATGCAGCCCTACACCTATGTGATTGCCGTGGACTTCGAGGCAACCTGCTGGGAAAAGCAGGCTCCACCACAATGGCGAGAAGCGGAGATCATTG AATTCCCAGCAGTGCTTGTTAACCTGAAGACAGGAAAGATCGAGGCGGAGTTCCACAAGTATATCCTACCCTTCGAGTCGCCGCGCTTGAGCACCTACTGTACGGAGCTGACGGGCATCCAGCAGAAGACTGTGGACAGCGGAGTGCCGCTGCAGACGGCGCTAATGATGTTTCACGAGTGGCTGCGCAAGGAGCTGCGCGCCCGGAACCTCACCTTGCCCAAGATGAACAAGTCCAACATACTGGGCAACTGTGCATTCGTCACCTGGACGGACTGGGACTTTGGCATCTGCTTGGCCAAGGAGTGCACTCGCAAACGAATGCGCAAGGCGGCCTACTTCAATCAGTGGATCGACGTGCGGGCCATCTATCGATCGTGGTACCAGTACCGCCCGTGCAACTTCACCGATGCTCTGTTGCACGTGGGCTTGGCCTTCGAGGGCAGGGCCCACTCGGGGATCGACGATGCCAAGAATCTGGGCGCCCTCATGTGCAAGATGGTGCGCGACGGGGCGCTCTTCTCGATCACCAAAGATCTGACGCCATATCAGCAGCTCAATCCCAACTGCGTGTTGTGA